cacccaccccaccaacccaccacccaccccaccaacccaccacccaccccaccaacccaccacccactccaccaacccaccacccaccccaccaacccaccacccaccccaccaacccaccacccaccccaccaacccaccgcccaccccaccaacccaccgcccaccccaccaacccaccacccactccaccaacccaccacccaccccaccaacccaccacccaccccaccaacccaccacccactccaccaacccaccacccaccccaccaacccaccgcccaccccaccaacccaccgcccaccccaccaacccaccacccaccccaccaacccaccacccactccaccaacccaccacccgccccaccaacccaccacccgccccaccaacccaccccaccaacccaccacccgccccaccaacccaccacccaccccaccaacccaccacccgccccaccaacccaccacccaccccaccaacccACTAACCTACTGTCTTACCTGACAATTAGCCTCCTGGTCGGCATAATAGCCTCCTGCTGGCTTGCTGGAGCACTCAAACCCTGTCTTTGGAATGTCCTGTAGAATCGGATAGTCTATACCAGCCCGTCCTGGAATCGAACCAGTGTATTGACTGTCAGAGCTACCTACAGTCCGTGTCTTACCGTCTGAAACTGGCGTCTGGGGGCCTGAAACTGGCGTCTGGGGGCCTGAAACTGACGTCTGGGGGCCTGAAATgtgtctgccacctccaccaTAGCCTGTATGTCGTCTCGAATCTGTGAAGCTTTGCAATATGTTAGTGGAGTTGTGAGGAAGCGACTCAGTGTTTGTCCTGGCCTTTGACTGTCGCCTGGCTGCGTTCAGAGACTTCTGGCCAGGACGTGACCGGTGTTTAGCTAATGTCTGGACGCTGGAGAAAGTTGTTGACTTGGGGGCGACGCTGACCGGATGATCGGTCGTGTCCCGGCTACCCTTAGTGTAAGTTGCAGTTAGTGTTTGGGATTTTTCCGACGAAAGTCGAGAATGAGAGGGATGTTGAACATGTGTTGATGGATAGACTTTGGTGCGGACTCTGGGACGAGAGGAAGAATGTTTGGGTTGTATTGTAGAGGTTAATAACGACAGTCCAGGCGAAGGAGTCACCTGACTGAGAGACGTAAAGGCAGCAGACGAAGATGGCCGAGTAGAAGCTGTAGAAGTTTTTAAACCAAAAGTCAAAGGTAGTGGAGGATTTTTTATACGATTCAGGAATTGTATATTTTTCGAAGGAACAGAAGGTGTGGAAACGAAGGAATATGTTTCCGACGTTGGAGACTTGATGGAGGAATAGTTTGATACAGACATGGCGGATGATGAGACAGAAGGAACTGTTGTAAACGAGTTACTGGAAAATGACTTAGAACTTACTGATATTGTTGTCGTTGATAATATGACGGGAGGAgtggtagtagacttacctgtagaggaagagaagggcaaaTGTGTTACAAGAGAGAATTTTGACAAAGTCTGAGGCTGAGTTGCAGGCGTACGAGATGTCGGAGGTGGTGTTGCTTGGAAGTTGGAGACGGAACGTAGCGTAGTAGCTACTGGAGGTGGTTCTCCACCAGAAGACCAGGTAGTTAAGTAACTTGAAGGAGATTGAGTTGTTGGGAATAGAGAAGCAGTGGAAGAATAACTAGAAACATATTTTGATAACTGAATATCCTGAGGAGCAGGAGACGAGGAAATAGAAGACAATGGGGTGACGAAATAGCGTGAAGTGGGTGATGGAATTGGGTATACTTGGTAACGGTGTCTACTACTGTGCTTGTGTTTGGCTCGGGAGTCGGCTGGCCAATACGACGAGTATTTAGAAGACACCGATATTCCCTTTACAAGAAAGTTTGGATTATCAGTCGTCGGCGGCTCTTGGGGAAAGGATGTCAATAGTGTAGAAGTCTCTGGTGTTGTCACTAGTTTACTGAGGTCCACAGAGTGTAGACTGTTGGTGTCCACATCCCTAGACTGTGGTGAGATTGTCATTTGTCTAGCAGCTGTCTTCGCCAGTGATTTCGCTGCTCCCTTGTTAGCGATGGGAACTCCAGAGAAGGATGTCCTAGCTTGTACTTCCATTTGGGTTGTGTTATCTTTATCGTGTGCTTTCTCCTGCCGCAGGGACACCTCTGCTTGCGGCACCTGCGGGGTAAAGTAGGTCTTGGTTCCCTCGGGAAGCTTGGTGAGGGCGGTGCTGGCAGGAGGGTCGTCCACGTCCACCTGGATGAAGTAGGAAAGGCCCTCGTCACGACTGCTCAGGATAGGTCCCTGCAGCCCCGTCGGGAGCTCCTGGTAGGAGCTCTTGAAGCGTATCTGCCGCTGAGGCTGCAACGATAACGTTGATTTTTGGTTATGAGATAATTAGTTATTACATGACTTTAAGGAAGGGAAATCATGTCTAATGAAACTACTGGAGTTTTATGATAAAGGAACGACAATAAGGTAGGCAATGCCCCGTCGAGGCCGcctcctcgacggggacaggaagccctgAGGGGCCCTGTTTGCTCTATCTGCTATACCGGCTCTACTTCTTGTTCTATATCTACTGCCTATATCTGCCCTATCGACTCTACCGGCTGTACTTGCCATACTATACAAGCTCTATTATACCAGTGAAGGAACACGGTAGTGTACTCGTAACTCACTCGTTTGACGACCCCGAGTTCTGAGGAATTGCTAATGAAACCTTCGCCGGTTGTGGTGTCGGAACCCTCGCCGGTTGTGGTGTCGGAACCCTCGCCGGTTGTGGTGTCGGAACCCTCGCCGGTTGTGGTGTCGGAACCCTCGCCGGTTGTGGTGTCGGAACCCTCGCCGGTTGTGGTGTCGGAACCCTCGCCGGTTGTGGGGATGGTGGTGTCGGAACCCTCGCCGGTTGTGGGGATGGTGATGTCGGAACCCTCGCCGGTTGTGGGGATGGTGGTGTCGGAACCCTCGCCGGTTGTGGGGATGGTGATGTCGGAACCTTCGCCGGTTGTGGGGATGGTGGTGTCGGAACCCTCGCCGGTTGTGGGGATGGTGGTGTCGGAACCCTCGCCGGTTGTGGGGATGGTGCTGTCGGAACCCTCGCCAGTTGTGGGGATGTTGGTGTCGGAACCCTCGccagttgtggtgttggtggtgttggaaccCTCGccagttgtggtgttggtggtgtcggAACCCTCGccagttgtggtgttggtggtgtcggAACCCTCGccagttgtggtgttggtggtgtcggAACCCTCGccagttgtggtgttggtggtgtcggAACCCTCGccagttgtggtgttggtggtgtcggAACCCTCGccagttgtggtgttggtggtgtcggAACCCTCGccagttgtggtgttggtggtgtcggAACCCTCGccagttgtggtgttggtggtgtcggAACCCTCGCCGACTGTATACATAGCACCTTCGTCAGTGTAGGACCCTTCTCCTCCGTCACCTAACTTTGAAGCACCGCCGGGTGACGACTCTGCCAAAAAAATTTTTATTAAAATAAAATAGTTTATCCTTTAAAACATTTCGCACGAAGAGAAAATGGTTTATAAATTGTGCAGGACTAACTTACATATTTTTGTTTTCTAATTTGTATTAACCTTGTGACCGCCAGGTTTCGTGGCTAccatgtacctcaactgcagtcaataagttacatcaacaatgtagtgacagactcaaggctctcagaactgtagtggggtacagcccgaaatatggtgttaatattagaatagcaagaatgatgtatttagcgtacataaggtctctgatagactatcatgcaccagctttggtcctgcagaatggcaaaagtattgatagactggaaaaaatgcaaaatgaagcactcagaattatacttggctgtcctataactaccaaagttctcaacatgcggaaagaattaaatatacttagcattcgagatagaatatttgaaattaatcttatgatgggactaaagctgctgcgtgataacaaaaacaacattgtgtcagttgcactgttagaacacatacgaaatggaaccagcgagtctaaatggattcaaagaactgccactcatattaaaatgatgggactgcacgatgtatatacagatgaaagagtacagcacttccttccaccctggcagatagtaccttttgacatcctgacccctgcataccccaccaagaaactaatcacaagcaaccctcatgctcagcttgctgctaaattaagcaccatagaacacattcacaatatacaagctgaaaacaacattgcacagaccatatacactgacggatcactcaatacagctacagggagggcaggaagtgctgttattgctcatcagcccgatggcagaatAATTCAAAgatatatccgaattagtaactgggcgtccacaatgcaggccgagttggtagcgatactggtagcactcgaaattattgacaacactgaagtagacagcttaattatttctgactccctatcctcactacgagcaataaacagtttgcaatcaagtaataacgtgcttgtcttggaagctagacgtagatatgtaagaatacttagcaagagggtaaatataaaaatgttgtggattccttctcacattggcctgcaggaacatgacaaagttgacgcccttgctaaggctgcagtaaataaagacagtattgaatggaatcttgagttatcaaataggtcccttaaaagtgtcattagacgagaactcctagatggatttgaagaaagtagaacagtgcaaactggaactagcaggtccattgttcatcacaatgaaatgtgtgaagtaaaacatgtgtatggggcaagtaacaaagtcagtagactaacagatgttgtcacagctcgtataagacttggctacaagtatctctggcagttcggcttgtattgggatctagatgaagtaaagtgtaaagtgtgtggacataggcagggacacacactcgaacactatatcttggattgttgtaaaattgagccttttagagataagtctaagctcactctgtatgatatggcaacctatcttattaccatggataaattacctgaaatccttgcactgtatccacattttgcttccagtagatgaacgacatatgagattcagaaacaagtagtgtattgtgaggactaataataaacagaagctcctctatgactctgtaatatccccattggccaaactattatgtattaacgacaagacctaccattaatgtatgatgacttactgtaaatatgtagctcttgtaatagcactttctctgtaactagctgacattgtatctaaaaggtgtgaaggattgaagaaattgtttatgtaataatctaagatgaggtctgataaagaccttttgtgccctctgtaatgcttttgcgctaccgctcacaggatgagtatggggtgcacaataaactagccgccttcggcggcaacaatcaaaatcattGGGAACAGCAAGAAACATATAATTTTATTGTAAGAATCTAGCGGAATTTACCCGATGGTCACCATATCTTTAGTGACCTTGACGGGgataggaagctggcggcttgtcaaaggtttcaGAGGATTGTTTCTAACTGCCTTActgccgaaacgctttgcgtaatagtggctttaggcattgtatgtactagctctatctattaacccaacaaactttgtaaaatctcttgtatgtatgtaccttacctaaataaacatttatttatttatttattatttatttatttataactggATTTTGAagtgaagtaatgtcttggcatttacggcctgGGCGGGTGAGCAGTTCCATGGGCATATAAGCCAATGGGTGAAAGGCATCTGTTGTATGTCCTGTATTGTGGCCTGTTGAGCTTGACGTTGTTAACCCTTCTATGTTATATTTGACCACTTTAAAgaagtttacctgagagccactaacagtaatggcctcgatgaggataggaagccagcggcttgtcgaaggttcccCCCATTTaccttgatcttttccagctgtagttTAAAtgttaacagagttttggcatttaccgaGTCGTTCGGTGGTCGGTTCCATGTAAATGATAAAGTTGTTACGATTAACAACTGGGATGGCAGCTGTCTCTCTGGAATGGCATAAGACACCCTGGGACAGGAGCTGGTACCCTAGGATGGCAGTCTGCTCCCTGGGATAGGATATTGTACCATGGGATAGGCTACAAGTACCGACAATACAACATAATACAGTGTTTATTCAAAAAACTGTGTGTACAAAAGACAGAGGAGTCATGCAATAGTTGTAGGGACAGGAGCTGCACAATCTATGAAACCACTATTATGCAAAACGTTTTGGGCAAAATTTAtaataattttgaaaaaaaattatataaaggtgtggggggaaaaggtGTGATTATTAATTACTACTATTAGTATTAATAGTGTGACTATTAATACTAAAAGTTAAAATTGTTTGAAAAAGTACAAGAAAAATAACATGAATACAATAAAAAGTGAAAGTTAATAACGACACCATACTGGACCTTTACATTGTGGAGTTAGTAGTTCCAGCAACAGTACAGTAATTAATTTACATTAATAACATAACGAAAATACTAAGGAGCAATTTAGAAACGCAAGTGGAACAGAAGCTACCATAGAGTAATTAATAAAGGCTAATTTAAGTTTAATGGGTCCAACACTTATAAATAAACAAGCATTAAAAAGAACATGAGTATACACTTTATAAATGAAATGCAAAACTTACATGACTCTTTCATAATGATGCTCTGCCAGGAATGTTAGTGAAGCATCCGAAGTGTGCTTacagtaggtgcagcctgcacatgactgtaggtgcagcctgcacatgactgtaggtgcagcctgcacatgactgtaggtgcagcctgcacatgactgtaggtacagcctgcacatgactgtaggtgcagcctgcacatgactgtaggtgcagcctg
This genomic stretch from Procambarus clarkii isolate CNS0578487 chromosome 22, FALCON_Pclarkii_2.0, whole genome shotgun sequence harbors:
- the LOC123758555 gene encoding mucin-22 → MLLLRAALLAHLLLLVLVVPAESSPGGASKLGDGGEGSYTDEGAMYTVGEGSDTTNTTTGEGSDTTNTTTGEGSDTTNTTTGEGSDTTNTTTGEGSDTTNTTTGEGSDTTNTTTGEGSDTTNTTTGEGSDTTNTTTGEGSNTTNTTTGEGSDTNIPTTGEGSDSTIPTTGEGSDTTIPTTGEGSDTTIPTTGEGSDITIPTTGEGSDTTIPTTGEGSDITIPTTGEGSDTTIPTTGEGSDTTTGEGSDTTTGEGSDTTTGEGSDTTTGEGSDTTTGEGSDTTTGEGFISNSSELGVVKRPQRQIRFKSSYQELPTGLQGPILSSRDEGLSYFIQVDVDDPPASTALTKLPEGTKTYFTPQVPQAEVSLRQEKAHDKDNTTQMEVQARTSFSGVPIANKGAAKSLAKTAARQMTISPQSRDVDTNSLHSVDLSKLVTTPETSTLLTSFPQEPPTTDNPNFLVKGISVSSKYSSYWPADSRAKHKHSSRHRYQVYPIPSPTSRYFVTPLSSISSSPAPQDIQLSKYVSSYSSTASLFPTTQSPSSYLTTWSSGGEPPPVATTLRSVSNFQATPPPTSRTPATQPQTLSKFSLVTHLPFSSSTGKSTTTPPVILSTTTISVSSKSFSSNSFTTVPSVSSSAMSVSNYSSIKSPTSETYSFVSTPSVPSKNIQFLNRIKNPPLPLTFGLKTSTASTRPSSSAAFTSLSQVTPSPGLSLLTSTIQPKHSSSRPRVRTKVYPSTHVQHPSHSRLSSEKSQTLTATYTKGSRDTTDHPVSVAPKSTTFSSVQTLAKHRSRPGQKSLNAARRQSKARTNTESLPHNSTNILQSFTDSRRHTGYGGGGRHISGPQTSVSGPQTPVSGPQTPVSDGKTRTVGSSDSQYTGSIPGRAGIDYPILQDIPKTGFECSSKPAGGYYADQEANCQVFHVCWEDRRASFLCPLGTVFNQQLLVCDWWHNVDCSATETFIYESSAIWSPTTYPNHL